In the Acidobacteriota bacterium genome, one interval contains:
- a CDS encoding efflux RND transporter periplasmic adaptor subunit, producing MAEVKVKLWDKVKKGETLLLFDSIELGEARARYLACKARLSLARANYQRAVKLFADHIIPERKKLEAETALQEAKIDLTSCHERLHLLGLTEAEIAQISADNPSLPPYSLLPPPYRAL from the coding sequence GTGGCTGAGGTAAAGGTAAAACTATGGGATAAGGTGAAAAAGGGGGAGACTTTACTCCTCTTCGACAGCATTGAGCTCGGCGAAGCAAGAGCCCGTTACTTAGCCTGCAAAGCCCGGCTTTCACTTGCCAGAGCAAATTACCAACGGGCAGTTAAACTCTTTGCCGATCACATCATCCCCGAGAGGAAAAAACTGGAAGCGGAGACCGCTCTACAGGAGGCGAAAATCGACCTTACCTCCTGCCATGAACGACTTCATCTTCTTGGACTAACCGAGGCTGAAATTGCACAGATCTCGGCAGACAACCCTTCTCTCCCTCCATATTCCCTATTACCACCCCCATATCGGGCATTATAG